A single Cucumis melo cultivar AY chromosome 4, USDA_Cmelo_AY_1.0, whole genome shotgun sequence DNA region contains:
- the LOC103486421 gene encoding phosphatidate phosphatase PAH1-like, with protein MNVVGKVGSLISQGVYSVATPFHPFGGAVDIIVVQQQDGTFRSTPWYVRFGKFQGVLKGAEKIVRISVNGVESNFHMYLDNSGEAYFIKEAEIGPGNEVDGVTDDLVKDGLIYGDSKDEHNKTLFVKGRLEHSISDSTVVQLRDESDSMGVARIERAESDVEHRFYDFQDEQSSVEDLVELSESDSNRYDNLENESCAESQGTDSEVILVSVDGHILTAPILATEQNTEDVQLSTPQFHLGPGEGTEFCEDNEFTGENAWAADYINQLNTSTENDTSGKVAGSINKSNGSACDLVVSEREVKHVSQTEETSASGIEVQEDDLVQSDSEDVRIIIEEEIFKSCLELSELAKRVGNTDSENVVSPREAEKLEEKFDMIVPSVSETNGSVIDSKDKNGTHSGSGSDSSVVNMTPELLVKAGGIEGCVFGEEQAASDDEHVHNNDPLNGEQLDTIEGNKRMESCSQVPVAGDECNVRQLEESPTDALCGRTQHHSTGFEISLCGHELHAGMGLHAAADAFDAHRVSAQEFEKSASSIIKNDNLIVRFGERYMSWEKAAPIVLGMAAFGVDLKVDPKDAISVEQDDSLRAGDDDSTPTPSSRRWRLWPIPFRRVKTLDHSNSNSSNEEIFVDSESTLQNSQAEQSPRLQNGSNEASKRQLVRTNVPTTEQIASLNLKEGQNMIAFTFSTRVLGTQKVDAHIYLWKWNARIVISDVDGTITKSDVLGQFMPLVGKDWTQSGVARLFTAIKENGYQLLFLSARAIVQAYLTRSFLLNLKQDGKALPNGPIVISPDGLFPSLFREVIRRAPHEFKIACLEDIKKLFPPDYNPFYAGFGNRDTDELSYRKVGIPKGKIFIINPKGEVAISHRIDVKSYTSLHTLVNDMFPPTSLVEQEDYNAWNFWKVPLPDIEL; from the exons ATGAACGTTGTTGGCAAAGTTGGGAGTCTCATTTCACAAGGAGTTTATTCAGTTGCCACGCCATTTCATCCCTTTGGTGGGGCAGTCGATATAATCGTTGTTCAGCAGCAGGATGGGACTTTCCGCAGCACTCCATGGTATGTTCGGTTTGGTAAATTCCAGGGCGTTTTAAAGGGTGCCGAGAAGATCGTCCGAATATCTGTCAATGGCGTTGAATCCAATTTCCATATGTATCTTGATAACTCTGGTGAGGCCTATTTCATAAAGGAAGCAGAAATTGGTCCAGGAAATGAGGTTGATGGAGTTACAGATGATTTGGTTAAGGATGGCTTGATATATGGAGACAGCAAGGATGAACACAATAAAACTTTATTTGTAAAAGGTCGACTGGAGCATAGTATCTCTGATTCTACCGTTGTTCAGCTGCGAGATGAAAGTGATTCTATGGGAGTTGCACGAATTGAGAGGGCAGAATCTGACGTTGAGCATAGATTCTATGATTTTCAGGATGAGCAGTCTTCTGTGGAGGATTTGGTAGAGTTGTCAGAGAGTGATTCTAATCGATACGATAATTTAGAGAACGAGAGTTGTGCCGAGTCACAGGGTACAGATTCAGAGGTTATCCTAGTGAGTGTGGATGGTCACATACTGACTGCTCCAATATTAGCAACTGAACAAAATACAGAAGATGTGCAATTAAGTACACCTCAGTTTCATTTGGGTCCTGGTGAAGGGACAGAATTTTGTGAAGACAATGAATTTACGGGTGAAAATGCCTGGGCAGCTGATTATATAAACCAGCTGAATACATCTACAGAAAACGACACTTCTGGAAAAGTTGCTGGTTCGATCAACAAGTCTAATGGTAGTGCTTGTGACCTAGTGGTTTCAGAAAGGGAGGTAAAACATGTCTCTCAAACTGAAGAAACCTCAGCCTCAGGCATTGAAGTTCAGGAAGATGATCTTGTGCAGAGTGATTCAGAAGATGTCCGTATTATAATTGAGGAAGAGATTTTCAAGAGCTGTTTGGAACTATCGGAATTAGCCAAACGGGTTGGAAACACTGATTCTGAAAATGTCGTCTCCCCAAGGGAGGCTGAAAAATTAGAGGAAAAATTTGACATGATTGTTCCATCAGTATCTGAAACCAATGGGAGTGTTATCGATTCCAAAGATAAAAATGGCACTCATTCTGGTAGTGGTTCTGATAGCTCTGTGGTCAATATGACTCCTGAGCTACTTGTTAAAGCTGGTGGAATTGAGGGATGCGTGTTTGGTGAAGAGCAAGCCGCTTCGGATGACGAGCATGTTCATAATAATGATCCTTTGAATGGCGAACAGCTAGACACAATTGAGGGAAATAAAAGAATGGAGAGCTGTTCACAAGTGCCTGTTGCTGGTGATGAATGCAATGTAAGGCAGTTAGAGGAATCTCCAACGGATGCTTTATGTGGAAGAACACAACATCATTCAACAG GTTTTGAGATCTCTCTTTGCGGTCATGAACTTCATGCTGGTATGGGCTTGCATGCTGCAGCTGACGCCTTTGACGCACATCGTGTGTCTGCACAGGAATTTGAAAAGTCTGCTTCATCAATTATTAAAAATGACAATCTAATTGTCAGATTTGGAGAAAGGTACATGTCATGGGAAAAAGCTGCTCCTATAGTACTGGGGATGGCTGCATTTGGAGTTGATTTAAAAGTGGATCCCAAAGATGCAATCTCTGTGGAACAGGATGATTCATTGAGAGCTGGGGACGATGACTCTACTCCCACACCCTCCAGCCGTAGATGGAGGCTCTGGCCTATTCCATTTAGAAGAGTTAAAACGCTTGATCACAGTAACAGTAACTCATCAAATGAGGAAATTTTTGTTGATTCCGAATCCACGTTACAGAACTCACAAGCAGAACAGAGTCCAAGGTTGCAGAATGGAAGCAATGAGGCTTCTAAGAGACAGCTTGTGAGGACAAATGTTCCAACAACAGAGCAGATAGCATCATTGAATCTCAAAGAAGGGCAAAATATGATAGCTTTCACTTTTTCAACTAGGGTTCTTGGGACACAAAAG GTCGATGCTCACATTTATCTGTGGAAATGGAATGCAAGAATTGTGATTTCGGATGTTGATGGGACTATTACTAA GTCTGATGTATTAGGTCAATTCATGCCCTTAGTTGGGAAGGATTGGACACAATCTGGCGTGGCTAGACTTTTTACCGCAATTAAG GAGAACGGTTATCAGCTGCTGTTTCTCAGTGCACGGGCCATTGTTCAGGCATATCTTACCCGAAGCTTCTTACTCAACTTAAAACAG GATGGAAAAGCTTTACCAAATGGACCGATCGTTATCTCACCAGATGGACTATTTCCTTCTTTATTTCGGGAAG TGATTCGAAGAGCACCGCATGAATTTAAGATTGCATGTTTAGAG GACATTAAGAAGCTTTTCCCTCCTGACTACAATCCATTTTATGCTGGGTTTGGCAATAGAGACACAGATGAGCTCAGCTACCGAAAAGTTGGGATTCCAaaaggaaagatatttataatcAACCCCAAG GGAGAAGTGGCCATTAGTCATCGGATCGATGTGAAGTCTTACACGTCTTTGCACACACTTGTAAACGACATGTTTCCACCAACCTCACTGGTTGAGCAG GAAGACTATAACGCTTGGAATTTTTGGAAAGTACCGTTGCCTGACATTGAATTGTAG